One Natrinema salaciae genomic window carries:
- a CDS encoding DUF7692 domain-containing protein — MSHNETPGSVRIRTDDGNEWRFNAIQKASRFYDCNRSNAIAFACNDVDALVSAARRVLERDDLTCEQRQEIAETLSTRAVSFDLESSVSVTTKGEM; from the coding sequence ATGTCTCACAACGAGACTCCCGGATCGGTACGCATCCGGACCGACGACGGTAACGAGTGGCGCTTCAACGCCATCCAGAAAGCTTCCCGCTTCTACGACTGCAACCGATCGAACGCGATCGCGTTCGCATGCAACGATGTAGACGCGCTGGTCTCCGCAGCTCGGCGCGTCCTTGAGCGAGATGACCTCACTTGCGAGCAACGTCAGGAGATCGCCGAGACTCTCAGCACTCGAGCCGTCAGTTTCGACCTCGAGAGTTCCGTCTCAGTGACGACGAAGGGGGAGATGTAA
- a CDS encoding S8 family serine peptidase, which produces MNASVAIIDSVYNLPEEFEEHIDSDRTEDFVGRPGLDDTTGHGTTVSNILYAFSRNVEFNFYRAVRETGTVLQRDLLKAIGRAHQTHDTDIINLSLGYDHSHDGVSCDMPNEPCKVREAAKRAIDDGITVVAAAGNADESDEAENDEGVCCPALLNEVISVGGMFPVCTATAEEEHTSTTVGPNTRMLPPFAGWIHTGDPSEVISPLCTGLGCSPTENCGGNLAITEWGGNVDHEPSEIDVLAPGTFPLRNLDGEPDITEGTSFAVPVVTAVVAEITAFLKAHDEAVLPTQIQAALANTAEEVQHGDGLYLQGASALKRISSRKDLRGNFTRRPDDLGFDHT; this is translated from the coding sequence GTGAATGCTTCAGTTGCAATCATCGACTCCGTTTATAACTTGCCGGAGGAATTTGAGGAACACATTGATTCAGATAGAACGGAGGATTTCGTCGGTCGCCCTGGTCTCGACGACACAACCGGACATGGAACAACAGTTTCCAATATTTTATACGCCTTTTCGAGGAATGTAGAGTTCAATTTCTATAGAGCAGTTCGCGAAACAGGTACTGTCCTTCAGCGTGACCTCCTCAAAGCGATTGGGAGAGCCCATCAAACTCATGACACAGATATAATCAATCTCTCACTCGGCTATGACCACTCCCATGATGGGGTCTCATGCGATATGCCAAATGAACCGTGTAAGGTTCGCGAAGCGGCCAAACGTGCTATCGACGATGGCATCACAGTTGTTGCAGCTGCCGGAAATGCAGACGAAAGCGACGAAGCGGAGAATGATGAGGGTGTCTGTTGCCCCGCCCTACTTAATGAGGTTATTAGCGTGGGTGGTATGTTCCCAGTGTGTACTGCCACTGCTGAAGAAGAACACACCTCAACGACTGTCGGTCCGAATACGAGGATGCTTCCACCGTTTGCCGGCTGGATTCACACAGGAGATCCAAGTGAGGTGATATCTCCACTTTGTACTGGACTCGGGTGTTCACCCACAGAAAACTGTGGCGGGAATTTGGCAATAACGGAGTGGGGAGGAAACGTCGACCACGAACCGAGTGAGATCGACGTGTTAGCCCCTGGAACATTCCCGTTGCGAAATTTAGACGGGGAACCTGATATTACAGAGGGTACAAGTTTCGCTGTACCGGTCGTTACTGCTGTTGTCGCTGAAATAACGGCATTCCTGAAGGCTCATGATGAAGCCGTACTTCCAACTCAAATACAGGCTGCTCTGGCAAACACAGCAGAGGAAGTTCAACACGGAGATGGACTATATTTACAAGGGGCTTCTGCACTAAAGCGTATCTCGTCACGGAAAGATCTCAGAGGTAATTTCACACGTCGCCCTGACGATCTCGGATTCGATCATACCTAA
- a CDS encoding HalOD1 output domain-containing protein has translation MKNAQPISLEIVAEIAEREDVPPTELQPPIHSAIDTDALDSLYRSSAPEKGPSTVTFVYNGYTVVVDRTGDVAVKDRASASDQHKTTA, from the coding sequence GTGAAAAACGCGCAACCAATCAGCCTCGAAATTGTCGCTGAGATCGCCGAACGCGAAGACGTCCCACCGACGGAGCTCCAGCCACCGATCCACTCCGCTATCGATACGGACGCACTCGACTCGCTCTATCGGTCGAGTGCTCCCGAGAAGGGGCCGTCTACGGTCACGTTCGTCTACAACGGCTATACGGTGGTCGTCGATCGGACGGGCGACGTGGCTGTCAAAGATCGTGCCTCGGCCTCGGACCAGCATAAAACGACCGCGTGA